The following proteins are co-located in the Sardina pilchardus chromosome 24, fSarPil1.1, whole genome shotgun sequence genome:
- the LOC134072504 gene encoding solute carrier family 45 member 4: protein MPATMAPQNTDADAMQVQGVVVVPTKRRGGGKDLEGQEESPSEGSIDRIPLRQWIMHGAVMFGREFCYAMETALVTPVLLQIGLPEQYYSLTWFLSPVLGLIFTPLIGSASDRCTLRWGRRRPFILALCVGVLLGVALFLNGSLIGLALGDVPNEQPIGIVLTVLGVVVLDFCADATEGPIRAYLLDVADTEEQDMALNIHAFSSGLGGAVGYALGGLDWTHTFLGRTFKSQEQILFMFAAVLFTGSVALHLFSIEELQYSPQQDRLDEEADTMSSVKLNGGLALHGQPHLLLEDEEDEDGDLYDEEDEDGDERDELDMEFLEVEMVRSKSDSVLAMADATLDHLEADASFLRQIEPSIFADRLSSYHGSPPRRSSSAGSQDFLRLASRTSDGQAGGGGGGGGTGTARFSRLSAFLQELEREGGEEALLNNCQLDDSPKSPKSPNGVGTANSNNGRPRSGPGLKAGSANASIRRRRHTFYRQPSCTFSYYGRVGSHRYRYRRANAALLIKSSRSMNDIYEMQKRQQRKRHTTTTSSAGTNSARQRARHQSGNTNSSGDTESEEGETETTVRLLWMSMLKMPRELMRLCICHLLTWFSIIAEAVFYTDFMGQVIFEGDPTAAANSTALYNYHKGVQMGCWGLVIYAATAAMCSALLQKYLDNFDLSIKVIYILGTLGFSIGTAVMAMFPNVYVAMVMISSMGVISMSISYCPYALLGQYHEIKEYIHHSPGNSKRGFGIDCAILSCQVYISQILVASALGAMVEATGSVRVIPMVASGGSFLGFLTACFLVIYPQDGDGAHGHGKGGEQTKALTASSAASSLEVVEKPSVLKLTRKGAATTTCKVECESTL, encoded by the exons ATGCCGGCGACCATGGCGCCTCAGAACACTGACGCCGACGCAATGCAAGTGCAAGGCGTGGTGGTGGTACCCACCAAACGCA gaggaggaggcaaggACCTGGAGGGCCAAGAGGAGTCACCGAGCGAGGGCTCTATAGACCGCATTCCGCTCCGTCAGTGGATCATGCACGGAGCGGTCATGTTCGGACGCGAGTTCTGCTACGCCATGGAGACGGCATTGGTCACTCCCGTCCTGTTGCAAATAG GTCTTCCAGAACAATACTACAGCTTGACGTGGTTCCTGAGTCCCGTCCTGGGCCTGATCTTCACGCCGCTGATTGGCTCGGCCAGTGACCGCTGCACACTCCGCTGGGGCCGCCGCCGGCCCTTCATCCTGGCGCTGTGCGTTGGCGTGCTCCTCGGCGTGGCGCTCTTCCTCAACGGCTCGCTCATAG GTCTGGCCCTCGGTGACGTACCCAACGAGCAGCCCATCGGGATCGTGCTGACCgtgctgggggtggtggtgctggactTCTGCGCGGACGCTACGGAAGGTCCTATACGGGCCTACCTACTGGACGTGGCCGACACGGAAGAGCAGGACATGGCCCTCAACATCCACGCCTTCTCCTCAG GTCTTGGCGGAGCGGTGGGCTACGCGCTGGGCGGCCTGGACTGGACCCACACCTTCCTGGGCCGGACGTTCAAGTCTCAGGAGCAGATCCTGTTCATGTTCGCGGCCGTGCTCTTCACGGGCTCGGTGGCGCTGCACCTGTTCAGCATCGAGGAGCTGCAGTACAGCCCGCAGCAGGACCGGCTGGACGAGGAGGCCGACACGATGTCCTCGGTCAAGCTCAACGGCGGCCTGGCCCTCCACGGCCAGCCGCACCTGCTCctcgaggacgaggaggacgaggacggaGACCTGtacgacgaggaggacgaggacgggGACGAGCGCGACGAGCTGGACATGGAGTTcctggaggtggagatggtgcGGAGCAAGAGCGACTCGGTGCTGGCCATGGCCGACGCCACGCTGGACCACCTGGAGGCCGACGCCTCCTTCCTGCGCCAGATCGAGCCGTCCATCTTCGCCGACCGCCTCTCCTCGTACCACGGCTCGCCGCCGAGGCGGAGCAGCAGCGCGGGCAGCCAGGACTTCCTGCGCCTGGCCAGCAGGACCAGCGACGGGCAGgccggtggaggaggaggaggaggaggaacgggCACTGCCCGCTTCAGCCGCCTGTCGGCGTtcctgcaggagctggagcgCGAGGGCGGCGAGGAGGCGCTGCTCAACAACTGCCAGCTGGACGACTCGCCCAAGTCGCCCAAGTCGCCCAACGGCGTGGGCACTGCCAACAGCAACAACGGGCGCCCGCGCTCGGGCCCCGGGCTCAAGGCGGGCAGCGCCAACGCCTCCATCCGCCGGCGGCGCCACACCTTCTACCGCCAGCCGTCCTGCACCTTCTCCTACTACGGGCGCGTGGGCTCCCACCGCTACCGCTACCGCCGCGCCAACGCCGCGCTGCTCATCAAGTCCTCGCGCAGCATGAACGACATCTACGAGATGCAGAAGCGCCAGCAGCGCAAgcgccacaccaccaccaccagcagcgcGGGCACCAACAGCGCCAGGCAACGCGCCCGCCACCAGAGCGGCAACACCAACTCCAGCGGCGACACCGAGAGCGAGGAGGGCGAGACGGAGACCACGGTCCGGCTCCTGTGGATGTCCATGCTCAAGATGCCCCGCGAGCTCATGCGCCTCTGCATCTGCCACCTGCTCACCTGGTTCTCCATCATCGCCGAGGCCGTCTTCTACACCGACTTCATGGGCCAGGTCATCTTCGAGGGCGACCCCACG gCTGCTGCCAACTCCACAGCTCTGTATAACTATCACAAAGGAGTGCAGATGGGATGCTGGGGACTGGTCATCTACGCTGCCACAGCTGCCATGTGCTcag CGCTGCTGCAGAAGTACCTGGACAACTTTGACCTCAGCATCAAGGTCATCTACATCCTGGGAACGCTGGGCTTCTCCATCGGCACGGCCGTCATGGCCATGTTCCCCAACGTCTACGTCGCCATGGTGATGATCAGCAGCATGGGCGTGATCTCCATGAGCATCTCGTACTGCCCGTACGCGCTGCTCGGCCAGTACCACGAGATCAAAGAG taCATCCACCACAGTCCTGGCAACTCCAAGCGAGGCTTTGGCATCGACTGCGCCATCCTGTCGTGCCAGGTGTACATCTCCCAGATCCTGGTGGCGTCGGCGCTGGGCGCGATGGTGGAGGCCACGGGCAGCGTGCGGGTCATCCCCATGGTGGCGTCCGGCGGCTCCTTCCTGGGCTTCCTGACGGCGTGCTTCCTGGTCATCTACCCGCAGGACGGCGACGGGGCGCACGGCCACGGCAAGGGGGGCGAGCAGACCAAAGCGCTGACGGCCTCGTCGGCCGCCTCGTCCCTGGAGGTCGTGGAGAAGCCCAGCGTGCTGAAGCTGACCCGCAAGggcgccgccaccaccacctgcaAGGTGGAGTGCGAGTCCACCCTGTGA